The following DNA comes from Bos indicus x Bos taurus breed Angus x Brahman F1 hybrid chromosome 5, Bos_hybrid_MaternalHap_v2.0, whole genome shotgun sequence.
AGATACTGCTTTTAACATGTGCtaggggaggcctggcgtattgcgattcagggggtcgcaaagagtcggacacgactgagcgactgaattgaactgagacaCTGCCTTTTCTCGTCtgcaaaatggaatcacatattTAAGAACTGTCGAGTAAAAAAGTGAAGTGATGAGCTTGTTTTTATGCTTTTGTCCACTGGATTCCAAAAAACCTTTGGTCCTATTTCCACTGTCTCACGACTAGGAGAAAATCTTGGAGAAAGAAAATCTTAGTTCTTGCgcctagaaatggcaacccactccagtgttcttgcctggagaatcccagggacgggggagcctggtgggcttcagtctatggggtcgcacagagtcggacacgactgaagcgacttagcagcgccTAGTCAAGTGGAGGAAAATTGGGACCTGAGGCTCCCCCTGGTGGTCTTCGTTATTCTTTGCGCAGTCAACCCTCTGAAGCTCCTTTAATACCTAAAATCCCACCCCTTTCGCGGCGCGTGAATCTCGAATCCCCATTGGCCGGGTGGGGACCCGCGGCGGGACGCAGGGGCCGAGCCGGGGCAGTGCTGATTGGCTAGAGGAGGCCGGCCGGGGAAAACTTCCGGGAATGTTCTTACTCCTGCGGTCCATTGGTCCGCATCCGGCGGCCTGGGGACCTTTGGCTCCCCCTGCGGGCGACTCGGCGGCGTGCACAGTCCGGCGGGCTGGCTGGGTGGGTGGTAGGCTGTGAGCTGGGGGAGAGGATGGACTGAGTCCCGGATTGTCCAGATGAGGGTTCGGGAAGGTGTGGCGAGTGAGATTCCATTCCTTGGCTCTGCATCAGGTTCTCTGCCCCGGTTTCCGTCGGCTTCCCCACTTCGGGACTTGAGACTGAAAGAGCATCGGGGGAGGGGGGACTTCCAGCCCCGAAGCAGCCTATCCAGAGACCCAAATTCTGATCTTGAAGTTGGAGGCCCACGGGGAAGTTCGTTTCTACCCTTTCAGAAGAGTTAGATGGTTTAGGGCTGCCTGACCAGCCTAGTGTGGTAGATAGGCCTTGCGAAGTGGACATGGGAAGGTCCATGCATTGAACCTTCATCCCCTTTCCCCCCTTCTAGTGGGGTGCTGAGGCTTGGGCAGCATGACGACGGAGACCTTCGTGAAGGATATCAAGCCCGGGCTCAAGAATCTGAACCTCATCTTCATTGTGCTGGAGACAGGTGGCTCTGCTGGGGCGGCGGGCCCCCTGCGTAGGCTCTCGGGGTTGGGGAGAACCATTCTTAACTGGCACCCAGAATGGCAGGGCGCACCCCAAGACACTGCTTACGTCCAATCTCTCTCCTAGCCCCCGCCCGGAGAGTTGTAGTCGAGTGTAGGGTAGATGGAGGGAACTCTTGCCAGATCCAAGCCTCCAGTGCCTCCGGGCCTTTTCCCACTCAGGGCCCTCTCCATGGTGCTggctcctccctgccccagggattTGGCTTTGCCCTGTTTGTACACCTCACTCCGCCAATATCTAGACTTCATCCCTCTGATCATCACCACCCCTATTTATTTGACCACCCCCACCCATTGGTCTATTTCCTCCAGGCCGAGTGACCAAGACAAAGGACGGGCACGAGGTTCGGACCTGCAAAGTGGCGGACAAAACTGGCAGCATCAATATCTCTGTCTGGGATGACGTGGGCAACCTGATCCAGCCTGGGGATATTATCCGGCTCACCAAAGGGTAAGCCATCAGATGACTTCTGGTTATTCAAGGGCCTTCTCTGTAACTCTGAATCCTGCTTTTTTGCCCCCACAGGTACGCGTCAGTGTTCAAAGGTTGTCTGACATTGTACACTGGCCGTGGGGGTGATCTTCAGAAGATTGGAGAGTAAGTGCTATCTTGGGAAGGTAGAAGCACAGGCGAAGGAAAGCAGTTTGTGTTTTGCAGGAGGCAGCGTGAGGGTGTGCATTCCATGTTCGGAGCCTGGACCTTTCTGAGGTTTCCAGGGGATGGGTCTGAGGCTTTGCCGCTTTCTCCCCTTGCAGATTCTGTATGGTTTATTCTGAGGTTCCTAACTTCAGTGAGCCAAACCCCGAATACAGCGCCCAGCAGGCACCCAACAAGACGGTGGGTCCCATGACTGTGAtgtggggaaggagggcaggTCAGGCCAAGAAGCCTGGCAGAGAGTAAGGTCTGCATATGTCATCTGTGCATTCAGGTGCAGAACGACAGTGGCCCTGCAGCTCCCCAGCCTCCCACTGGACCCCCTGCTACTTCTCCAGGTAAACGTGTTCTCTTCCATTCACTAGTCCTCCTAGTTTCCCTAATCTCCCCAGCCTGGAGAGATACATTGCCTTCATCCCTTTTTCAAATCTCTTTTCTGTGATTATAGCCTTTTCCtccccagttcttttttttttttaataaatgtttgtatatttatttacttggttgtgtcagatcttagttgcatcACACAGGATCTTccttgtggtgcgtgggctcagttgcccccacagcatgtgagatgttAGTAccatgaccaggaatcaaacctacatcccctgcattggcaggcgaattcttaaccactggaccaccagggaagtccctctcccaGTTCTTTTGCAAGTCCCTCAGGTGAAAACATTTGGGGATATGTTTCTATCACTGACTGATAGAGCTCCCTTTTGCCACTAACACTCAGAACCAAAAATGAGAGCAGTTTCTCTGCAGACTGCCCTCTTTCTTTCTAGCTCAttcctctctgcttctcctttGGCAGAAACTTGGCATTTTCCACCCTTGCCTATTCTGATTCAGTATCAGTTCTGATACACTGTTACTTATATGACTCCACATGGAGTCCATACGGCACCACTTTAAGCCCATAGTTTCTGTTTAGGGTTGCCACTCTTGAAATTTAAGGCCCCGCTCCTAGGCCTTGGCCCTCAGGATTATGGTTCTTCCAACTCAGAAGCCCTTGCTTTTGGTCTCTTGAGAATTTGCCTTCCTGTAGATCATCAACTTTTAATGAGAATCACTCACCAACatcactctcttcttcccttgGCTTTTCCTTAGAAACCTGTTTTtttactgttcttttctcctgGGTCATCTCCCAGCTGACGCTCCTCTCCTGGATGTTTGGCTCTCTTGCCTTGGGTCCACACCTTGCGTTTCTCCCGTGACACTAGGCTTTGGGCTGCCTCTGGCATTCCTCAGTCTGTGTCTGCATCCTCAGTTACCGTGGTTTCCTAACCTGCATTAGAACCACTCGAGGTCATGGTGTTTTTTTTGGAAACACCATGAAATAACAACATTTAATTCCACCATAAAAAGTAAGCATCCATATTTCCAACTGAAAATATGACAGTTACATATTCTCTGGTCTCTATAACTCcatcatttacaaaaatattttaaataagatacaTTTAAGCCTGTTTGCCCCCTCGTATTCATTTGCTATATGTTTATTTGCTTTGTCCTCTGCTAATAGGTACAgaaggttttaaagaaaaaaatgtatggcaTCAAAACAGTTACTTTCTACATACTCTCCTAATTATTTCTGTGAATTAAGGAAGGAGCTTTATTCTTCAGTTTTGGCTGCAGATATCTTTGATGGATCAGCAGGGGTATGGTTAGAGTTCATGGTGCCTTGTGTATATGAGAGGCAGGCATCTATCTTCATTTAACAagcatttatagatgaggaatacAAGGGAAAAAACACAGCACTTGTCTTTAGGAGCTCGAAGTCCATGCAGGAAATAGTCCCACAGATGATGGTTATGTTAATAATACACTGTGGTaagtgtggtgatggtggttttcaCAGCTAAGGTAGTTCAAGGATTAAACactaaaaatatacacaaaagtgTTGTCTATTATTTTGGGGGTGTGAGTATGTataatagtttttttgttttttgtttttgcttattcttgtttatattttctcaagTGAATGTGATTCATTGTGATACACACCACACTTTTTTCTTCAAGATCCTTCTTACACTTTAACACAAACTTCCCTTCCCAGTGATTCTCCAGTTTTACAGTCAGTTTTGGTCAAGAGCTATTTTGTTGGTGGTCCTTGAGCCTAGAACTAAACAGCTAGGTGTGACTCCTAATGATAgagatgaataaaaaagaaaaaataggaattccctggcagtccactggttaggactccttgctctcactgctgagggcccaggttcaatccctggtcagggaactaagtaaGATACCACAAGCTGTGAGGtgcagccattttttttttaaagaaaatatacaaaaaaaaagaagaaaatatacaatGGTTCATGTAGCAACTGTCACAATGATTGCGTCTTCTCTGGGGCCCCTTCCTAAAACTCACATTCTTTGCACTTGGTCACACAGCCTTAAATGTGCAGTTGTACTTGGTAAAGACTGTTCTGTCTGCTGGAGCTGCAGGGAGGTCTTGGGGATGGATGCCTGCCTGccttagttttctgattcctgtgtttctcctctttctcccacaACTAGCCTCTGAGAGCCAGAACGGGAATGGACTGAGCGCCCCACCAGGTTCTGGTGGTGGCCCGCACCCGCCTcacactccctcccacccccccagcACCCGAATTACCCGAAGCCAGCCCAACCACACAGCTGCCGGCCCCCCCGGCCCCTCCAACAACCCCGTCAGTAACGGCAAAGAAACCCGGAGGAGCAGCAAGAGATAGCGATACTTTCCCCTTCCCGCCACCAGCCATAAGCCAGACATCTGCTAGAGAACACAGCTTTCtcctgggctgccgtctctggggggCCAGGGGGTGGATGTGTTTTAGCCACTAAACTTCACTGGAGGGTGGGTGAGCAGTGGCTTTTCTCCACCCTCAGCCCATTCTCCCCTCCTTGTCCAGCTGAAGCTGCCTGTCTCCTGGGGTTCGGGgccctctgcctcccctccttCCTGCTTAGAAACGACGGTTAGTCTGTTTCTTGAGTGTGTGATGTGGAAGTCTAATTGAATCTCCTAATAAATGTTACCACTCTGTACTGGACTCCTTTGCTTTCCATGGGAAAATGAAGAGATCGGCAGCTGGGCCTTCCGAAAGGTGGGGTGTCCCTAGGAGGTGGAGGGGAGAGGCAGCGCCTGCCCCTTTAAGGTAgtgcccctcccccgccccctccctacCGGTGACCCTTGTCCACCCGCCTGCCTACCCCCCACAGCTGGAACCAAGAAGACGGCGTCCCCCTTCCTCTGGGTGTCCCTGTTTGCTGCTGTCAGGTAATGCCAACCTCGACCCCCTGGACCAATCACCCCGCTCAGACTGTGCTCCCCAACTTAAAGCCAGGTCAGACATTTGCAGAGGGCCTGGACGctcctttcctcctcccaccAGAGTGTCCCCTTTCTTGGTCATGATTCCCTGAGTTCTGGCCCTTTCTCTTCTGGAATGAGAAATTGCTAAAAACAATTTCTTCCCCATGCATCTGGTGTTGCACTCATCTGCCTTTTTACCCTCCTCTCCAGCTTAGGGGACATCTGGGGCCAACTTTCCAGGGAATGTGGGCATGGGGCATGGGGGTTGGAGCTGAATGAAGCCCAATGCCATATGTAAGGTAGGTGGGGTGGCAGTTTAGACAGCAAGAGGCTAAGATGGTACCGACTGGCTTGGGGGTGTGTGTAAATTATTTAGAAGAAAAGGCCAGGCCCAGGCTCTCCTTGGCCATGTGGCTTTTCCAGGGGAAGAGAGTGGCCCCTCCCTACTCGGGGGCCCAGCCGAGACTGACCTTTGACCCCCACCCCAGAGACCAGTGAACCATTAACTCCTCTGATGTGAGTCTTCCCACTTTGGCACCTCCCctggccccacccccaggcaggTGGGCTAGGGGCGGGGGCTTGGCCATCCTGGCTTTCTATCTGACGTGGCCTTCAATTTACCTGGGCAGCTAGAGACTGAGCCTGGCTCCCCTCCATAAGTCAGGAACCTCTCAGTGCCCACAGCCAGGCCTCATGGGGACCTGAGGTGACGGCTCTCACACTGCCAGTGGGGGTGAGGTCCTGGGGATTGAGCGAGTATAAGAGAGGTGGGGTGAGGTTGAGGGTTGGGCTCTGGGGGACATGGGAGGGACAGGGGCTGGGCGGCTCTGGATCAGGTGAAGGGATTGTTCTGGGTCAGGAAAAGTGCTTGCTCTAGAAACTGGTAAACAAGAGGCTGCTCAGGAGGCAAAGCAGAGGAAGGGTGAGCAAGTGGGGCTGCCGCTGTATTGGCTTGGGGGGTTGGTATGAGGAGTGCAGGCTCATGGCAGGAGCCCCAGCCCCTTCCTCCTTGTTCTTCCAGGGCACAGTCCTCAGGATGTTCCACCAGGGGGAATAGAAGCCGGAACCAGAGCCTCTAAGCCTGTCCCCCCAGTGATGGGGCCCCCAATGAGTCATCTGCTGGCTggcctgtgtgtgtgggtggcCTTGGGCCAGGTGGAGGGCTCAGCCCCCTACCTGGGCCCTGCTGAGCAGGAACAGAACCATTACCTCGCCCAGCTGTTTGGTCTGTATGGGGAAAATGGGACGCTGACTGCAGCGGGcctagccaggctcctccacagCCTGGGACTAGGCCGAGTTCAGGCCCTTCGCCTGGGACACCACGGGCCTCCTGCTGGTCGGGGTGCGCCCCCAGCGGGAGACAATTCCACACACAGGTACTAACCCATCTCCCCCCACCTAAAGTGTCACACCCCAGCTCTTCCCTACTGAGAAAAGTCTCCTCTAGCTGCCTAGCTCTGCCTTCCTAACATTAGATTCCTGGAGTTACACGTTTTCCAGACCCTGATTTGTTGTATCCTTTCAAGGCCCCTTTGTAAGAGAACACAAGGGAGCCTGACTTGCCATCCCATCCACTCTAGGCCACAGGACCCCGAGCTGAGTGTGGATGTCTGGACAGGGCTGCCTCTGGACCCCTCGGGGTGGGGTGACCTGGCGGAGACAGAGGCCCCAGGACCACCCCATGGGCCAGGCCCCTCGGGCCTGGGCCTCTTTCACAGGCTTCTGCTGCTGGACCATTCACTGGCTGACCATCTGAATGAGGATGTGAGTGATGATCCCTC
Coding sequences within:
- the NABP2 gene encoding SOSS complex subunit B1, whose translation is MTTETFVKDIKPGLKNLNLIFIVLETGRVTKTKDGHEVRTCKVADKTGSINISVWDDVGNLIQPGDIIRLTKGYASVFKGCLTLYTGRGGDLQKIGEFCMVYSEVPNFSEPNPEYSAQQAPNKTVQNDSGPAAPQPPTGPPATSPASESQNGNGLSAPPGSGGGPHPPHTPSHPPSTRITRSQPNHTAAGPPGPSNNPVSNGKETRRSSKR